A single Fusobacterium hominis DNA region contains:
- the hslO gene encoding Hsp33 family molecular chaperone HslO, protein MGKLIRGASKNARFFVVDSTDVVQEALNIHKCSPTAIDAFGRLLTAGIIMGSTLKGNDILTLRTDTDGILNNMVVTADSNGGVKGYLSNPSADIPLKDNGKSDVGRLVGKGFLKIIKDMGLKEPYVGLSEMNSGEIAQDIAYYYYNSEQTPTVIALGVKLKDEHTVEYAGGYMIQLLPGAEELFIDALEQKIQAIRPMTELMAGGMSIERIAKLLYEDMNSEDPDKLVEDYKILEEKDVKYSCNCSADKFYRGLITLGKDELKSIFDEKDEIETQCHFCDKKYKFTKKDFEDILK, encoded by the coding sequence ATGGGAAAATTAATAAGAGGTGCAAGTAAAAACGCTAGATTTTTTGTTGTAGATTCAACAGATGTGGTACAAGAGGCACTAAATATACATAAATGTAGCCCTACAGCTATTGATGCCTTTGGAAGATTATTAACAGCTGGAATAATAATGGGTTCTACTTTAAAAGGAAATGATATTTTAACATTAAGAACAGATACAGATGGAATTTTAAATAATATGGTAGTAACTGCTGATTCAAATGGAGGAGTAAAAGGTTACTTATCAAATCCTAGTGCTGATATCCCTCTTAAAGATAATGGAAAATCAGATGTTGGAAGACTTGTAGGAAAAGGATTTTTAAAAATCATAAAAGATATGGGACTTAAAGAACCATATGTAGGTCTATCTGAAATGAATTCTGGAGAAATAGCTCAGGATATTGCTTATTATTACTATAATTCAGAGCAAACACCAACAGTTATAGCTTTAGGTGTAAAATTAAAAGATGAGCATACTGTTGAGTATGCTGGTGGATACATGATACAACTTTTACCAGGAGCAGAAGAATTATTTATTGATGCATTAGAGCAAAAAATACAAGCTATAAGACCAATGACAGAACTTATGGCAGGTGGAATGAGTATAGAAAGAATAGCTAAACTTTTATATGAAGATATGAACAGTGAAGATCCTGATAAATTAGTAGAAGATTATAAAATATTAGAAGAAAAAGATGTTAAGTATAGTTGTAACTGCAGTGCTGATAAATTTTATAGAGGACTTATAACTTTAGGAAAAGATGAGTTAAAAAGTATTTTTGATGAAAAAGATGAAATAGAAACTCAATGTCATTTCTGCGATAAAAAATAT